From the genome of Colletotrichum higginsianum IMI 349063 chromosome 4, whole genome shotgun sequence, one region includes:
- a CDS encoding Leucine rich repeat family protein, which translates to MDEKQAPGRPSGIPRFSRLPLPKSTATPPPPPPAAAAAVRPSPSREGLNSGLRNPRLRPAASRDHLGPAVAPKQPEPRLTAPKPRRELQPPSASKPALRAPPAPATTTLRSSRSVPRLKSKEAGFHKPPTPPDETEQPTIARSASLTRRQFGAAHAANPDFEPVPDLPPLPRDTSPPAIVGDAESDLPSFDTPRATSFKPRPSLSERTIETLQQLQSSPSLSKKTSTFFDPDGTIRPRSRAGSGHSRPGSSYTSDGSGRPASRHSRPGSSSGTEENPFANARAVANAHRHPLGSMEGTPSRRVSGIRSLRPPTLRATPQSSPSAPSSTSASGIPINQSPSPTRATGMMPPPSKTGSKTLAARPLKPRASVNGLYKKPSLPSMGQTTSASVASPPPKLTPSKSYGSLRRPGPSKISAPSPALAAPTATDEETAARKSSNALREQIAKARAAKRAADRQAADAAASVASPAPIAEAQSTHTEPPIIPEDNGFEFGIAVTTDAFSTNDPFNTKRSDNSQKKVIQQRLVAARSSGRLNVAAMGLKEIPVEVLKMYDMESMGTYDGSWAETVDLTRFVAADNELETIGDDIFPDVTAEELAQDEDSNGNIFGGLEAMDLHGNSLISLPMGLRQLPLLTSLNLSQNRLANNCLEVITQVKALRDLKLANNLLHGPLDPIFANLENLEIFDLHGNNVSSLPTGIENLSRLRVLNLSENSFESLPFASLSKLPLTELIMKKNKLTGMLIEDGVEALSNLQVLDLSCNQLTHLVPSGSTIGLPSVHQLILSMNRLRELPDVSSWPSLMTLTADENAISEFPSGFTTLEKLRHVDFSANDIRVVPSEICRMDSLTLIRLAGNPLRDKKFVSATTEELKEVLAGRLEPPVSFEEDVDAATPDTALNNTLAEPHEIHPAIEAVPAEALARDNHSDEDSFATPPTWSPTSPARARSQTLAKETWPVKQGVLDRSNTKSSSLHPVVCSRVVADNRVIEIQLHHNLFTCFPNSLSFFAESLAALSLAHNQLVGETYLTEELDLPVLRELNLVSNHITSLSPLTTHLHAPQLEKMDVSLNRITALPPDLRAVFPRLVVLLAANNHLIELDPDTIRGLEVVDAGNNDIAHLNPKLGLLGGSGGLKRLEVSGNRFRVPRYNVLERGTEATLRWLRGRVPVAEMASWKEGQGDSGNASDTSLADVD; encoded by the exons ATGGACGAGAAACAGGCTCCTGGGAGGCCTAGTGGGATCCCTCGATTCTCGCGTCTGCCTCTTCCCAAGTCGACAGCcactcctccccctcctccccctgcagcagctgctgctgttcgGCCTTCACCCTCGCGGGAGGGTTTGAACTCCGGTCTGAGGAatcctcggcttcgaccGGCCGCATCGCGGGACCACTTGGGGCCAGCCGTCGCTCCTAAGCAGCCCGAACCTCGCCTGACAGCCCCGAAGCCACGGCGGGAGCTCCAGCCGCCCTCTGCGAGCAAGCCTGCGTTGAGAGCTCCTCCCGCccccgcgacgacgactctcAGGAGTTCCCGCAGCGTACCTCGACTGAAATCGAAAGAAGCCGGCTTCCACAAGCCACCGACGCCTCCAGATGAGACCGAACAGCCCACCATCGCGCGCTCCGCCAGTCTGACACGTCGTCAATTTGGAGCAGCTCACGCAGCGAACCCAGACTTCGAACCCGTCCCAGACCTACCCCCTCTGCCCAGAGACACGAGCCCACCGGCCAttgttggcgatgccgagTCCGACCTTCCGAGCTTCGATACCCCGAGAGCAACGTCTTTCAAGCCCCGGCCTTCTCTCTCCGAACGGACGATCGAAACCCTGCAGCAATTGCAATCTTCGCCCTCCCTAAGCAAGAAGACGTCGACTTTTTTCGACCCCGATGGCACCATTCGACCCCGTTCACGCGCCGGCAGTGGCCATTCGCGACCCGGCTCAAGCTATACATCTGACGGCTCTGGACGTCCGGCCTCGCGTCACAGCAGACCCGGCTCCAGTTCCGGAACGGAGGAAAACCCTTTTGCGAATGCTCGAGCGGTCGCCAACGCCCATCGACATCCTCTGGGGTCCATGGAAGGCACCCCTTCTCGCCGCGTCTCTGGCATTCGCTCTCTCCGGCCACCGACGCTGCGAGCCACGCCCCAATCATCCCCCTCGGCACCCTCATCGACCTCGGCTTCGGGTATTCCCATCAACCAGAGTCCCAGCCCGACAAGAGCAACCGgcatgatgccgccgccgtcaaaGACTGGCTCAAAAACCCTGGCTGCTCGTCCTCTAAAGCCCCGTGCCTCGGTCAACGGCCTGTACAAGAAGCCGTCTCTGCCATCGATGGGCCAGACCACTTCGGCTTCGGttgcctcgccgcctccaaaGTTGACACCCAGCAAATCGTATGGATCCCTGAGAAGGCCCGGCCCGTCAAAGATCAGCGCCCCGTCACCGGCCCTAGCAGCTCCGACCGCCACAGATGAAGAAACGGCAGCCAGGAAGTCCTCAAATGCTCTGCGGGAACAGATCGCCAAGGCCAGGGCGGCCAAGCGCGCGGCCGATCGTCAAGCGGCGGATGCAGCGGCATCGGTTGCGAGCCCAGCGCCCATTGCGGAAGCACAGTCAACTCACACCGAGCCTCCGATCATCCCAGAGGATAATGGGTTCGAGTTCGGCATTGCCGTTACGACCGACGCCTTCAGTACCAACGACCCGTTCAACACCAAGCGGTCGGATAACTCGCAGAAAAAGGTCATTCAGCAGCGTCTGGTCGCCGCCCGAAGCAGTGGACGCCTCAACGTTGCCGCAATGGGCCTCAAGGAGATTCCCGTCGAAGTCTTGAAGATGTACGACATGGAGTCCATGGGTACGTACGATGGCTCTTgggccgagacggtcgaTTTGACAAGATTTGTGGCTGCCGACAACGAATTGGAGACCATTGGCGACGACATCTTCCCCGACGTTACCGCCGAGGAATTGgcccaggacgaggactcGAATGGCAACATCTTTGGCGGTCTCGAAGCGATGGACTTGCATGGCAATTCACTTATTTCGCTGCCCATGGGTCTGAGACAGCTCCCTCTTCTGACGTCTCTGAATCTG TCCCAAAACCGCCTTGCCAACAACTGCCTCGAAGTCATCACTCAAGTCAAGGCTCTCCGTGACTTGAAGCTCGCCAACAACCTCCTGCACGGTCCCCTGGATCCCATCTTCGCCAACTTGGAGAACCTGGAAATATTTGACCTCCACGGGAACAATGTGTCGTCGCTTCCCACGGGCATCGAGAACCTATCCAGGCTGCGCGTTCTCAACCTCAGCGAAAACAGCTTTGAGTCGTTGCCCTTTGCAAGCCTTTCCAAGCTTCCGCTGACGGAGCTGATcatgaagaagaacaagcTCACGGGAATGTTGATTGAAGATGGAGTTGAAGCCCTTTCCAACCTTCAGGTGCTGGACCTCTCCTGCAATCAGTTGACTCACTTGGTCCCTTCGGGGTCTACGATTGGTCTTCCCTCGGTTCACCAGCTCATTCTGTCCATGAACCGTCTGCGAGAGTTGCCCGATGTCAGCTCTTGGCCCAGTCTTATGACCCTGACGGCGGACGAGAATGCCATCTCCGAGTTCCCGAGCGGTTTCACTACTCTTGAAAAGCTCAGACATGTCGACTTCTCGGCCAACGATATCCGCGTCGTGCCGTCAGAGATCTGCAGGATGGACAGCCTGACTCTCATTCGGCTAGCGGGCAACCCCTTGCGCGACAAGAAGTTCGTCTCGGCCACCACggaggagctgaaggaggTTTTGGCCGGTAGGCTCGAGCCGCCTGTCTCGTTtgaggaggatgtcgacgcTGCCACGCCTGATACTGCGCTCAACAACACGCTCGCGGAGCCCCATGAGATCCATCCAGCCATCGAAGCTGTGCCGGCTGAGGCCTTGGCCCGTGATAACCACTCGGACGAGGACTCATTTGCCACGCCGCCCACCTGGTCGCCTACTTCGCCTGCACGAGCTCGCTCGCAGACGCTTGCCAAGGAAACATGGCCCGTCAAACAGGGCGTCTTGGACCGCTCAAACACCAAATCATCCTCTTTGCATCCCGTGGTTTGCTCTAGGGTGGTTGCCGACAACAGGGTCATCGAGATTCAGTTGCACCACAACCTCTTTACCTGCTTCCCGAACTCACTGTCTTTCTTTGCCGAATCTCTTGCCGCTCTCTCGCTCGCCCACAACCAGCTCGTTGGCGAAACTTACCTGACGGAGGAACTCGATCTTCCGGTGCTTCGCGAGCTGAATCTTGTCAGCAACCACATCACGAGCCTCTCGCCCTTGACCACACATTTGCATGCTCCGCAGCTGGAGAAGATGGACGTCTCTCTCAACCGCATCACGGCCCTGCCGCCTGACCTGCGAGCCGTCTTTCCCCGGCTTGTTGTTTTGCTGGCGGCAAACAACCACTTGATTGAGCTGGATCCAGACACCATCAGGGGCCTGGAGgttgtcgatgccggcaaCAATGACATTGCGCACTTGAACCCCAAGCTCGGGTTGCTTGGTGGTAGCGGAGGACTGAAGCGCCTCGAGGTTTCCGGCAACCGCTTCAGAGTCCCCAGGTATAACGTGCTCGAGCGAGGCACAGAGGCCACGCTCCGGTGGCTTAGAGGACGAGTGCCCGTAGCGGAAATGGCTTCATGGAAGGAGGGGCAAGGTGATTCGGGCAATGCCTCCGACACGAGCTTGGCGGACGTCGACTGA
- a CDS encoding Fungal specific transcription factor → MESAPISTITRTPTTTTSAKPFSPAQAADTPSSDPSQPPTSVNNNGSNNPVVRPETGDLSGSRVRSSPGAGTSPGTGRKIERSCHLCHRRKVRCDKKLPCASCIRGGFQCYYPPVGQPVRRVRKTTIADVANRISDLEKSLVAGAVDQHHAAFRTPSAPGSVSDFASNHHHQQQQQHQQQHHQNPPASAPRSGIAPPPESHGKVAGDEILVRKGTSTQYFDEVLISRVIEEEHDIQSVLSTPGSEPAPQAAPSPFNPMGILSTPDPKLHLADLLPPKSGAVELWRNYVDNIEVCNKVLHRPTAEILVYTAIDDPHNAPVEAMAIIFSVFFMSVITLEPATVQSLTGEDKTTNLHRFKTGLEQAFAKADFLEHPSVRLLEALAIYLAALRIHNPGRGLWTLNGLAIRAAQSIGLHRDGTKLGLTTFESEIRRRIWWHLLGRDGRAGEDYGIQNSTGFSLHAGVSYPSNLDDGDLYPEMRELPPPRPGWTQLTIVLINIQSGRTWHRLATMASSWAERPTPESVRAQIVRELHDYAEGFLRNCNPVIPQQRQTMLVARFIIRKLDLVTRQQWLHLEHPEARESFATEENLQEALGILEAGMNLASDELLRPYRWSMRAYPPYHMLLYVLWHLCVKPEGPSVDKAWRAVDEHSALIRQVSSGSGPAAKMTILDALRAKALAVRQRLAQQNEGDGEGAGDAVGDVEAAGNADKEAYPTPRAEDRPDADGQDPSLYGSAGAEGMDWSSMMQDFPDWGTLMNEFQVDGLDFPNYLN, encoded by the exons ATGGAATCGGCTCCCATATCAACAATAACAAGAAcaccgacaacgacgacgtcaGCCAAGCCGTTCTCGCCCGCGCAAGCGGCCGACACGCCGTCTTCGGATCCGTCGCAACCTCCGACGTCCGTCAACAATAACGGCAGCAACAACCCGGTCGTCCGTCCTGAGACCGGAGACCTGAGCGGGAGCAGGGTCCGAAGCagccccggcgccggcaccagCCCCGGCACCGGGCGCAAAATCGAGCGCTCGTGTCACCTCTGCCACCGGCGCAAGGTCCGCTGCGACAAGAAGCTACCCTGCGCGTCGTGCATCCGCGGCGGCTTCCAGTGCTACTATCCTCCCGTGGGTCAGCCCGTCCGCCGCGTCCGGAAGaccaccatcgccgacgtGGCGAACCGGATATCGGACTTGGAAAAGTCTCTggtggccggcgccgtcgatcAGCACCATGCCGCCTTCCGCACGCCCTCCGCACCGGGCTCCGTCTCCGATTTCGCCTCGAatcatcatcaccagcagcagcaacagcatcagcagcagcatcatcagAACCCTCCGGCGTCGGCCCCGAGATCGGGAATAGCGCCGCCTCCGGAATCCCACGGTAAGGTTGCGGGTGATGAGATCTTGGTGCGCAAGGGGACTTCGACCCAGTACTTTGACGAGGTCTTGATCTCCCGCGTCATAGAAGAG GAACATGACATACAATCGGTCCTGAGCACTCCCGGGAGCGAACCGGCGCCCCAAGCGGCCCCGTCGCCGTTCAACCCGATGGGCATCCTGTCTACCCCGGATCCCAAACTGCACCTCGCGGACCTGCTCCCTCCCAAGTCCGGCGCCGTGGAGTTGTGGAGGAACTACGTCGATAACATCGAGGTCTGCAACAAGGTTCTCCACCGCCCGACCGCCGAGATCCTCGTCTACACGGCCATCGACGACCCCCACAACGCGCCcgtcgaggccatggccatcatTTTCTCCGTTTTCTTCATGTCCGTCATTACCCTCGAACCCGCCACGGTCCAGAGCCTGACTGGAGAGGACAAAACGACAAACCTCCACCGCTTCAAGACGGGGCTTGAGCAGGccttcgccaaggccgacttCCTCGAGCATCCCTCGGTACGACTCTTGGAGGCGTTGGCCATCTACTTG GCCGCTCTGAGGATACACAACCCCGGCCGGGGCCTGTGGACCTTGAACGGACTGGCAATCCGGGCCGCGCAGTCCATCGGTCTGCACAGGGACGGCACGAAGCTCGGCCTCACTACATTTGAGTCCGAGATCCGGAGGCGGATATGGTGGCATCTCCTCgggcgagacggccgagCGGGCGAGGACTACGGCATCCAGAACTCGACCGGCTTCAGCCTGCACGCTGGCGTGAGCTACCCGTCCAacctggacgacggcgacctgtACCCGGAGATGAGGGAGctcccgccgccaaggccgggcTGGACCCAGCTCACCATAGTCCTCATCAACATCCAGTCCGGCCGGACGTGGCACCGCCTCGCGACCATGGCCTCGTCGTGGGCCGAGAGGCCGACGCCCGAGTCCGTCCGCGCCCAGATCGTCCGAGAGCTGCACGACTACGCCGAGGGTTTCCTCCGGAACTGCAACCCGGTGATCCCCCAGCAGCGGCAGACGATGCTCGTCGCGCGCTTCATCATCCGcaagctcgacctcgtcacgCGGCAGCAGTGGCTGCACCTCGAGCACCCGGAGGCGCGCGAGTCGTTCGCGACGGAGGAGAACCTCCAGGAGGCGCTCGGgatcctcgaggccggcatgaACCTGGCCTCGGACGAGCTGCTGCGGCCGTACCGGTGGTCGATGCGGGCGTATCCGCCGTACCACATGCTGCTCTACGTGCTGTGGCACCTGTGCGTCAAGCCCGAGGGCCCCAGTGTCGACAAGGCGTGGAGGGCGGTGGACGAACACTCGGCCCTCATCCGGCAGGTCAGCTCGGGCTCCGGGCCGGCGGCCAAAATGACGATCCTGGACGCGCTGCGGGCCAAGGCGCTTGCGGTGCGTCAGCGCCTGGCGCAGCAGAACGAAGGAGACGGCGAGGGTGCCGgtgatgccgtcggcgacgtcgaggcggccggcaACGCGGACAAGGAGGCGTATCCGACGCCGAGAGCCGAGGACAGGCCAGACGCTGACGGGCAGGACCCCTCTCTGTACGGCAgtgccggtgccgagggGATGGACTGGAGCAGCATGATGCAGGATTTCCCGGACTGGGGCACGTTGATGAACGAGTTCCAagtcgacggcctggactTCCCCAACTACCTGAACTGA
- a CDS encoding Zn 2cys6 transcription factor: MPVAKACAPCYYQKSKCTFTEGNPQCDRCMMNGRDCVFVRPVPRSAVKGRSKIAVRSKIMGSGISSAAADDDDDDDDDDDTDDDSYEYDNNINTIDIGININFNIIFIVIIIFILDFNNSPRPHEPRAESVAPEAQHSGEPPRRRQPARRRVVGLVDRVGLEPAVQDPRVPQPVRQHAEPAGHGGAQLAVAAAAQLDMTVHLFSMFDQGKDAYIAMYTAFAATMGLDTGQYDPEANLQRGAMAVEQLRSCPLPTLKREELLPWAGLGLGIVYFSNMALGTSAAPVRRYILSHVRHLLGTTQISTTRTHYILVYMTAVDINECLMQRELPVCGIAPPEGGHVDAYVGVCMPLLQHLYDLCRISYHLYHEVDVDEQTLALDALERDVEAWQPVIPPDFTSRFTTGEVIHMLAQSRIYKTAAMLFIHRLRHRFGEGDEMASAMSKSILSDLRMTLTVSKDTQRCVSFPYMLAAIEARDAAEKETALEAMSALTDAFNTRYKTGMAAFLNAVWDMRDANPGMSWLDMMPSLPPISVGV; encoded by the exons ATG CCTGTCGCAAAGGCCTGCGCGCCTTGCTACTACCAGAAGTCAAAATGCACCTTCACGGAAGGTAACCCGCAATGCGATCGCTGCATGATGAACGGCCGGGACTGCGTCTTCGTTCGTCCCGTGCCTCGGTCCGCCGTCAAGGGCCGGTCCAAGATCGCCGTCCGGAGCAAGATCATGGGCAGCGGCATCTCGT ccgccgctgccgacgacgacgacgacgacgacgacgacgacgataccgacgacgacagctACGAGTACGACAACAATATCAACACCATCGACATcggcatcaacatcaacttCAATATCATCTTTATCGTCATtatcatcttcatcctcgacTTCAACAACAGCCCTCGCCCGCATGAGCCCCGCGCCGAGTCCGTTGCCCCGGAAGCCCAGCATAGCGGCGAGCCTCCCAGGCGCCGGCAGCCCGCCCGACGACGGGTCGTCGGACTCGTCGACCgagtcggcctcgagcccgcCGTCCAAGATCCTCGAGTCCCTCAGCCCGTACGGCAGCACGCTGAGCCGGCTGGACACGGCGGAGCGCAACTCGCTGTCGCGGCTGCTGCACAA CTCGACATGACGGTCCACCTGTTCTCCATGTTCGACCAGGGCAAGGACGCCTACATCGCCATGTAcaccgccttcgccgccaccATGGGCCTCGACACGGGCCAGTACGACCCGGAGGCCAACCTGCAACGCGGcgccatggccgtcgagcagctgcGGTCGTGTCCGCTGCCGACGCTCAAGCgcgaggagctgctgccgtgggccggcctcgggctcggcaTCGTCTACTTCTCCAACATGGCCCTCGGCACCAGCGCCGCCCCCGTGCGCCGCTACATCCTAAGCCACGTCCGGCACCTCCTCGGCACGACGCagatctcgacgacgcggacgCACTACATCCTCGTCTACATGACGGCCGTCGACATCAACGAATGCCTGATGCAGCGCGAGCTGCCCGTGTGCGGCATCGCCCCGCCCGAGGGcggccacgtcgacgccTACGTCGGCGTGTGCAtgccgctgctgcagcaCCTGTACGACCTCTGCCGCATCAGCTACCATCTCTACcacgaggtcgacgtcgacgagcagacgctggccctcgacgcgctcgagagggacgtcgaggcctGGCAGCCCGTCATCCCGCCCGACTTCACGAGCCGCTTCACCACGGGCGAGGTCATCCACATGCTGGCCCAGAGCCGCATCTACAAGACGGCCGCCATGCTCTTCATCCACCGCCTGCGCCACCGcttcggcgagggcgacgagatggcctcggccatgtccAAGAGCATCCTCTCGGACCTCCGCATGACGCTGACCGTCTCCAAGGACACGCAACGCTGCGTCAGCTTCCCTTACATGCTGGCCGCCATCGAagcccgcgacgccgccgagaaggagacggcgCTCGAGGCCATGAGCGCCCTCACCGACGCCTTCAACACGCGGTACAAGACGGGCATGGCCGCTTTTCTGAACGCCGTCTGGGACATGAGGGACGCGAACCCGGGCATGTCGTGGCTCGACATGATGCCGAGCCTGCCGCCCATCTCGGTGGGCGTCTAG
- a CDS encoding Benzoate 4-monooxygenase cytochrome P450 — MESRLEPLDPSDHNSTYTAAAGLFIRRYWLILGPLLLLLNAIRTRYLLPLRRYPGPFLASTTRLWKVLSTASRKTHLHHIALHRKYGPVVRIAPNEVSIASPEAARTVLSAGKRFYKTAFYAVFPPPENPDIFTEVDEEAHARKKKVANVPYSMAAMQQLGPFIDDTIDLLAAKLAGFATKRVECKARGSVDLGAWLHYFAFDVLGEVAFSRSFGFLAEGKDVEDAIATIDRSQAYNGIVGQVPWVDRLLRRNPLWKLVPTLDTRNAPITRIALSELERRRPFDKESEGKLRNDDGRQDLLASLIKGHLKTPEKFSEGDVFAVAHGAIFAGSDSTASTMQSLFWHVLSSPQVHARLVQEISGAVMSGALPPAGNISWKEAQELSYFQACLKEAMRVRPAVGLNITRVVPPEGAELDGHFFPGGTQVAVNGWVLHRDKRIFGLDADEFRPERWLVDVEEAKRMERYMFQFGGGSHVCIGRNLALLEINKVVPRLFRDFKFELTHPGRELRANATFFVVQEGLEVFVDERETA, encoded by the exons ATGGAGTCTCGTCTTGAGCCGTTGGATCCTAGTGACCACAACTCTACCTATACTGCAGCGGCCGGCCTCTTCATCCGGCGATACTGGCTGATACTCGGAcctctgcttctcctcctcaatGCCATCCGGACTCGATACCTGTTGCCCCTCCGCCGGTATCCCGGACCGTTCCTCGCTTCGACCACCCGCCTCTGGAAGGTCTTGTCCACCGCCTCCCGGAAAACGCACCTTCATCACATCGCCCTGCACCGCAAGTATGGCCCCGTCGTGCGCATCGCACCCAACGAGGTGTCCATTGCCTcgcccgaggcggcgagaACCGTGCTGAGCGCCGGCAAGCGCTTCTACAAAACGGCGTTCTACGCCGTGTtcccgccgcccgagaaCCCGGACATCTTcaccgaggtcgacgaggaggcgcacgcccggaagaagaaggtcgcCAACGTCCCCTACAGCATGGCGGCCatgcagcagctcggccCCTTCATCGACGACACCATCGATCTCCTGGCGGCGAAGCTGGCCGGGTTCGCAACAAAGCGCGTCGAGTGCAAGGCCCGCGGCTcggtcgacctcggcgcctgGCTGCACTACTTCGCcttcgacgtcctcggcgaggtcgcctTCTCGCGGAGCTTCGGGTTCCTGgccgagggcaaggacgTGGAGGACGCCATCGCGACCATCGACCGCTCGCAGGCCTacaacggcatcgtcggACAGGTCCCCTGGGTCGACCGCCTGCTGCGACGGAACCCGCTCTGGAAGCTCGTGCCGACCCTCGACACGAGAAACGCGCCCATCACCCGGATCGCGCTGAGCGAGCTGGAGCGCCGGAGACCCTTTGACAAGGAGAGCGAGGGGAAGCTGCGGAACGACGACGGGAGGCAGGACCTGTTGGCGAGTCTGATCAAGGGGCACTTGAAGACGCCCGAGAAGTTCTCCGAGGGCGACGTGTTTGCGGTCGCCCACGGGGCCAT ATTCGCCGGCTCCGATTCCACGGCCTCAACTATGCAGTCCTTGTTCTGGCACGTCTTGTCATCGCCGCAAGTCCACGCGAGGCTCGTCCAAGAGATCTCGGGCGCCGTCATGTCCGGGGCGCTCCCTCCCGCCGGCAACATCTCCTGGAAGGAAGCCCAGGAGCTGTCATACTTCCAGGCCTGTCTGAAGGAGGCCATGCGCGTGCGGCCGGCCGTAGGCCTCAACATCACCCGCGTGGTCCCgcccgagggcgccgagtTGGACGGGCACTTCTTCCCGGGCGGGACCCAGGTGGCGGTCAACGGCTGGGTCCTGCACCGAGACAAGCGGATCTTTGGCCTGGACGCGGACGAGTTCCGGCCGGAAAGATGGCTGGTGGACGTCGAAGAAGCGAAGCGGATGGAGCGCTACATGTTCCAG TTTGGCGGTGGAAGCCACGTGTGTATAGGTCGTAACCTGGCTCTGCTAGAGATCAACAAGGTCGTACCGCGCCTCTTTAGAGATTTCAAGTTTGAGCTCACTCATCCAGGACGAGAGTTGAGGGCAAACGCTACTTTCTTCGTTGTTCAAGAAGGCCTAGAAGTGTTTGTGGATGAAAGAGAGACCGCGTAG